From the Rhizomicrobium palustre genome, the window TCGTGCCGATGCGGATGAATTCGATGTGCTTGAGGGCGCGAAGCCGGGTGAGCAGCCAATCGAGCTTATCATCCCCGATGGTGAGAGGATCGCCGCCCGAGAGCAGCACATCGCGCACCTCGGTATGGACTTCGAGATAGGCAAGCGCCTTTTCCCATTGGCTGGTGGAGAACTGATATTCGCCACCGGGATTTCCGACCACACGGGCCCGCGTGCAATAGCGGCAATAGGTCGAGCAGGTGCCGGTGGTGAGAAACAGCACGCGATCGGGATAGCGATGCACGATGCCGGGAACTTTGGTGTCGTGATCCTCGCCCAAGGGATCGTCATTCTCGCCATAGCTTACTACGAATTCACCCGAGCTCATGACATGGGTGCGGCGCAAGGGCTCGGCTGGGTCTTCCAGCCCCATCAGGCTGGCGTAATAAGGCGTGATGCCGACTGGCAGCGGACCTTGGTGGCGCTCCACCGCGGAGCGTTCGTCTTCGGAGAGTTTGAAGATACGTGAGAGTTCGCCAAGAGAGCGGATGCGGGCGCGCATCTGCCAGCGCCAATCGTTCCACTCCGCGGTGGAGGTGCCGGGAAAAAAGCGGCGGTAAAAGGCTTTGGTGTCGGCGTTGACGGGAAAGCGAAGAAAAACCCGGGCGGGTTTCTTTTCAGCGGAAGGTTTCGGCTGAACGGGTTGCAAGGGAGGCTTTAACGCATGCCCCCGCAAAGCTGGGAGACTCATCGACGTCCCACGACGCTAACCGTTAAGCCCACGCGAAAGCCCCAGTGGCATCCCATCACCAGGCTCAACGAACCTCGCGATGATTAGGGCGATTGCGCGAGCCGTCAAGTGAAAGCGCGAACATCTCGCGCTCACACACCAAGATGGACAGAGATCACATCGCTTTTCTGTCCCCACCTATTCAGCAGGTGGGGGAGGTATCTCGGAGACAGGTTCCAACCGATAGATGCGGATATGCACCTTGCGGCCGCGCGAATAATTGAAGCCATCCAGCGCGCCGACTTCAGCGGCGGTCGCTTCAAGCTCTCCCAGACGGGCTTTGAACGCCGCCCCTTCGTGGTCTTCCACCAAAGCGAGGCCACCTTCCGCCGCGCCCGCTTCGGCTGCGCCGCGCCCATCTGTCTGACGCGTTTTGGTCCCGAGGAAGAAGACCAGGCTGGGTTCCAGATAGCCCGCCAGCTTGGGCGGGGAATCGCCGGGGCGCGAGAGGCGGGCGACTTCAGCGGCGGCGCGCGGGCTCACCCAAAGCTGCGAAAGGTTCGGGCCCGCGAAGCCCGTCAGCGTGGGATAGAGTAGAAGCGGCGCGGCCAAAGCCAGAAGCGCGGCGTTACGGGTGTTCTCGCGGAAATACTGAATCAATGCGCCGATTGTTATAGCCGCAAACAAAAGCGCGGGCAGAACCAGCCAATAGATCGGCCCGGTGCCGTATTTGATGGGGAGATACACAAGACCGATAGCCAGCGCGATGGCGCCAAGCGCAAACTGCACCGGCGCGGCATAGATGGCGATGCGGCCCCAGATGCCGCCCTCTGCCCGCGGCGCCTCGGCCCACAGCGCGGCCATGATGGCGAGCGCGGGATAGGTCGGCAGGACGTAATGGGGCAGCTTGGTCGGCACCAGTTCAAAGGCGATCCAGGTGGCGGTCCAAGCGAGGAGGAAGCGCATCACCGGCTGGCGATGATAGCGGATCGCCATCACGAAACCGGGCAGAAGGAACAGGATCGCGGGCCAGAAGCTGGGCGTGAGGGCGATAAGGAAATAGCCGGGAGGGGCGCCATGACTCTCCTGCCCGCCTTGCAGCTTGGTGGCGAAGTCCTGCCCGAGGGATTGCTGGAAAAAGGCGCCGTGGCTTTTGAAGGTGATCGCCAGAAGCCAGGGCAGCACCATCACCAGCACCAAAGCGATGCCGCTGAGGGGATTGGTCGCCTTCAGCCAGCGCCCGTTTTTGTCCCAGAGGCTGAGGCCTGCGGCGATGGCGAGCGGCACAAAAACCGGCGGGCCTTTGACCAGGATGATGACGCCGAGGCTGAACCAGCCCGCCAGGATGATCCAGCGGGACGGCATCACTGCCTCACCTTTCGATGCCAGATAGACCCGCATCAGCACTGCCACAGAACCCAAAGTGGCGGCGAGCAGCACTGCATCGGTGGTGGCAATCGTCGCCTCTGCGGTCAAAAGCAGGGTGGAGCCCAAGAAGCCCGCCGCCAGCATGGCGGTTTCCACCCCGGCAAAGGCGCGGGCGCACCAGAAGGTGAGGAAGACCGCGATCAGCGCGCCAAAGAGCGAGGGCAGGCGGTAGGTCCAGATATGGGTGCGTTCACCCAGCCCCGCAATGGCTGTGGAGGCCGATTGCATCCAATAAATCCCCACCGGCTTCTTGTAGCGCGGCACCGCCCCGAAGCGGATGTCGATCAGGTCGCCCGTCTCCAGCATTTGTTTGGAGGCCTGGGCGAAGCGGCTCTCGTCCCGGTCGAGCGGGGGCAGGCTGAACACGCCCGGCGCCCAGAGAAGCAGGCAGAACAGGGTCAGAAACAGCCGCGGGCGCAGTTTCAACGCCGCCAAAATCCGCTCTGCCGTCATCGGGATTCCCCCTGTTCCACCCCTCCGGCTTAGCGCATTTTTCCGGCTGTGGCAGGTGTTATTGGAAGGCGCGGCACGAGGGTTCCGGCACAGCCCTATATCGGGGCGGATTAGCCCTGTATAAGGCCCCCGCCGCAGCCCGAAATCCCGCGGCCAGACAAGGTTAGAGCAGGCAATGGCGTTAAGATATTCCGTGGTGGTGCCGGTCAAGGATGAGGCGGGCAATATCGCCCCCCTGGCCCGTGAGATCGCCGCGGCGATGGCGGGACTTGGCGATTACGAGATGATTTTCGTGGATGACGGCTCGACCGATTCCACGCCCGATGAGCTTTTGGCCCTGAAGGGCGAAATCCGCACCCTGCGCGTCATCCGCCATGCCACCAATCTGGGCCAGAGCCGGGGGGTGCGCACTGGCGTGCGCGCCGCCAAGGGCGAGATCATCGTCACGCTCGATGGCGACGGGCAGAACGACCCCGCCGACATCCCCAAGCTCCTCGCCGAATTCACCGCCGCCAAAGCGCGCGGGGACGAGAGCCTGGGTCTGGTCGGGGGCGTGCGCGCCAAACGCAAGGACACCGCCTCGCGCCGCCTCGCCTCTCGCCTTGCCAACAAAATCCGCGATGCGCTGCTGAACGATGGCGCCAAGGATTCAGGCTGCGGCCTGAAAGCCTTTAAGCGCGAGGCTTTCCTTGCCCTGCCCTATTTCGATCACCTGCACCGCTTTCTCATCACCATGATGATCCGCGAGGGCTTTACGGTGGGCTTTGTCGATGTGAACCATCGCCCCCGCCTGCATGGCCAATCCAAATACACCAATTTCCACCGCATGCTGGTGGGCATCGACGATTTGATGGGTGTGCGCTGGCTGCAGCGGCGCATGCGCAAAAAGACCGAAGCGAAGGAACTCTAATGCTGGATCAGTTTGCCCAATTCTTCGGGCTCCATTCAGGCGCGGATGTCCTCTGGCTGACCATCGGCTTCGGCGGGCAATTCCTGTTCGCCTCGCGCTTCTTTGTGCAGCTTTTCTATAGCGAGCGCGCCGGCAAGAGCGTGATGCCGATCGCCTTTTGGTATTTCAGCCTGGGCGGCGGGCTGATCACCACCATCTATGCCTTGCATCTGGGCCATTCGGGCCTGCCCTTTTTGATGGGGCAAGTGGGCGGCCTTGTCGTTTATGTGCGCAATCTGATGCTGATCTTTAAGGAAAAGGCCCGGGCGAAAGCGGAAATCCCGCCAGCGGCGTAAACCGGCGCTTCCTGTAAAGGCTGTCGCGGCTTCGCGATTGACAATGTTAACGCTCGTGCAGACACTCGCGCCCCTGGGGACCTCGCGGGGAGACGGTCATGTCCGAACACCAACACACTGATGTGAATCTGCAAGTAGGCCGTAAGCGCAGCATGCTGCAGTTCCTGCCCTACTTCCTGCCGATTCTGATTCTTTACGTCCTTTTGGAGACGGTGGGGATCGATCTGAAGAAGGTTTACGGCCAGGGCGGCTATACCGTGACTTGGGGCGAAATCCTGCTGATCCTCTCGGCCGTGATGGCGCTGGCCGAGCAGCTCAAGGTCTCCAATCCGGGCATCGACAATACACTCGAAGCCCTCACCATGGTGGGGATGGGGGTGCTGCAGCTCGTGCTGTTCGTGCTGGGCGCGGCCGGGGTTGTGTATTTCGGCATGTTCGCCAAATCGGACTTCCTGGTGCAAACCTTTATCAGCCTGTCGGCCTCCATCGTGGCCGTGCTGATCAACGCCCGCACCCTGCGCCGCTCGATTGATTTCGCCGGCAATTAGCCGGACGGCGATTTCGCCGGAAACGGAGCCCTAGCCGCGCCAGAAGGCGGGAAATTCAGCCCGCCTTGTGGCCCCCAAGACGCCCGGATCAGGGGCTGCGCCCTCGTGCCAGCCCCGAGAGTGGGGAAATTGCCTTTGGGCGTCTTGCTTTATCGGGCAAATGCGATAAACCCCTGCCCCCGGACTGGACGTGGCGGTACCCCTGCCCCGACCTATGCCGAAGACGGACAGGTGGCCGAGCGGTTGAAGGCGCACGCCTGGAAAGTGTGTAAACGTTAATAGCGTTTCGAGGGTTCGAATCCCTCCCTGTCCGCCAGCACTCCCCCTCCAGATTGCGCGGTAAGCCTTCGGTGGCGCTTAGAGCGTCAGTACGATCTTGCCGAAGCCGCCACCCTTTTCCATCCGGCGATGCGCCTCTGCGGCTTGGGCCAGCGGGAAGGCGTGATCGAGGAGCGGGCGCAGCTTTCCCGCCGCAAAGAGCGGTAAGGCGCGCTCCGCGAAACGCTGCACCATGGCCCGCTTCTCTTGAGGCGTACGCGACTTCATCACCGTGCCGACGAGGCGCAGGTGGTTGTGCAGCACCAGATTGAGCGGAATGACGGCGTCATTTTCACCGCTCAGGATGCCCACCTGCACCAGAACACCGCCCGGCTTCAGGCTGCGCAAGTTACGGGCGAGATAATCGCCACCGACAAAATCGACGATCGCATCCACACCGGCACCGTTAGTCAGCGCGGCAATCTCGGCTTCAAAATCACTGGTCCGGTAATCGATGACCGCGTCGGCGCCAAGACCGAGAACATCTTCGTGGCGGGCCGCAGAGGCGGTGGCGTAAACCACCGCGCCCAAGCTGTGCGCGAGCTGCACCGCCGCCGAGCCGATGCCGCCTGCCGCGCTATGGATCAGCACGGACTGACCGGCCTTGACCCCAGCCAAATGCGAGACCGCTTCGACGGCGGTGACAAAGGACTCCATCACCGCGGCGGCTTGGTGAAAGCTCATGCTATCCGGAATGGGCACGGCCATGGCGCGATCCACCCGGGCAAAAGCGCCATAACCGCCACCGCCCACAATCGCCATCACCCGCGCGCCAACCTCTATGTCTGTCACCGCATCCCCGATGGCGATCACCTCGCCCGCCACTTCCAGACCGAGCAGCGGGCTCTCGCCGAACTGCTGCGCACCATAGAAGCCGTTGCGCTGCAACAGATCGGCGCGATTGACACCCGCAGCACCAACCTTGACTAAGAGATCGCTGGGCCGGATTTGCGGAACAGGAACCTCGGCCAGATGCAGAACCTCTGCCGGACCGAATTCTTCATAGACGATGGCGCGCATGGCTGACCTCAATAGCGGTTGGCAAGCGCGCGCCGGGCGATGCTGGCGGCAAACATAGGCGTTTCGCGGCGGTTATGATCGCCACCCGCATCCTGGCGCGCCTTGGCGGCATCCTCATAGGAAAGGCCGTGTTCATCGAGGAACGCCATGAACACATCGGTGGGATGGGCGGTGACGCGATTGGTGTAGCGGGTACGCCCGCCCTCGATGGCTTCGGCGATCAGCTCCCACACCACATTGACCTGCGTGCGGCCATTGGCGGTGAAGACATCGGAAATCGAATTCATCCGGCAATAGGTCTTCTCGGCGACCTCGGCGACATAATGCTGGACGACCAAGCCAGAACCGATTTGCTCGACATTGATGGACATGCGGCGGCCATCATCGGTGGTGGTAACCCCGGCTGCGATATGATCGGGCATGCAGCAGCGCTGGTATTCGGCTTCCGGCAGGGTGAACAGCCAATCGGCAATATCGATCTTTTCCAGCGGGACATCGATCTCGGCACTATAGGCGGATTGCGACAGGATACGGTCTTTAAGAACGACAACCATGTGTTTCTCCTTCGGCTTTGGGGAGGCCGAAACGACCCGCCCGACGCGAGAAAACATGCGATGCTGGTGCGCCGATGATAATGTCCGTCGTCTTTCAAACCGTTTTGCGCTGGACGCACAAATGACCGATCCCCGTTTCGCCGAGCAGATGGCCATTTTTGTTGATGTCGTCCGCGGCGGCAGCTTTTCCAGCGCAGCACGGCGCCGGGCGGTGACACCATCCGCCATCATGCGCCAGATCGGAGCTATGGAGGAAAGCTTGGGCGTGCCGCTTCTGATCCGCTCCACCCGCGCCTTAGCCCTGACCGATGCCGGTCAAAGGCTGTTCGAGCGGGCGCAGCATCTTCTCGACGCGCTGGCCGATACGCGCGCCGAAATCGCCGCCTTTGACGGCACGGTAGCAGGGGTGGTGCGAACAGCCTGCTTTCCCACCTTTGGCAAACGCTATGTCATTCCGGCGCTGGGCGGGTTGATGGCAAAACACCCCGGCCTCACGGCGGAGATCGACCTTACCGAAAAACTCGCCGATCCGGTTGCGGACCGTTTCGATGCCGTGATCCGCATCGGCGAGTTATCCGACAGTAGCTTGATCGCCACCAAGCTTGCCGACCAGAAACGCTTATTGGTCGCCAGCCCTTCCTATCTGGATAGCAAAGGCACGCCTGCGGACGGGCCCGCGCTCTCAAAGCACGCGCTCATCGACAAACTGCATGGCGCCGATCTTCTTGGCTGGAGCGATGTGCTGGGCCGCCCCGCGGGAAACGACGCACAGGACAAGGTTGCTTTTCGCTCCGATGATTTTGAGGCCATGCGCTTAGCTGTGCTCGCGGGCATGGGTATTGGCCTGTTGCCGGATTGGGTGGTGGGACCAGATGTGCGCAGCGGCGCGCTGATCCGCCTTGGCCTTGGCGGCGAGATTTGGAACAGGCGGCCCGCCGGGATTTACCTCTTGCGCGCCCTCGCCAAACCCTCCGCCAAGCTCAGCGCCTTCATGACAGCTTTGCGCGAACAGATCGGAACGCCGCCGAACTGGGAGCCGTAATATAGTTCAGCGCCCTTTTGCGCCATTTCATCCCCTCACACACTGAAACTGATCCAGCATGCCGTCGGGGCGGCGGTGGAGGGCGCAGAGGCGTTCGCCACGCTGGAATTCGACGGCGTAAATGCTGGAATGCTGATCGCTATAGACGGGCGTTTGCAGCGGTTTCTGCCAGCCGATTTTTGCGGCCCGATCGCGTGATAGGTCATTTCGAGCGTGCCGCTCTGGCGGC encodes:
- a CDS encoding KamA family radical SAM protein; translation: MSLPALRGHALKPPLQPVQPKPSAEKKPARVFLRFPVNADTKAFYRRFFPGTSTAEWNDWRWQMRARIRSLGELSRIFKLSEDERSAVERHQGPLPVGITPYYASLMGLEDPAEPLRRTHVMSSGEFVVSYGENDDPLGEDHDTKVPGIVHRYPDRVLFLTTGTCSTYCRYCTRARVVGNPGGEYQFSTSQWEKALAYLEVHTEVRDVLLSGGDPLTIGDDKLDWLLTRLRALKHIEFIRIGTKIPLVLPQRITKDFAKMLKKHHPLFMSLHVTHPKELTEEVMESTSRLADAGIPLGSQTVVLKGVNDDPALMVHLMQGLLRHRVKPYYLFMCDPIRGTAHFRTNVEKGLQIIEALRGHTSGYCTPVFSIDAPDGGGKIQLAPDCIVGRDGDDLLLRNFEGKVYRYPDPGGSVGAEKKI
- a CDS encoding ArnT family glycosyltransferase, coding for MTAERILAALKLRPRLFLTLFCLLLWAPGVFSLPPLDRDESRFAQASKQMLETGDLIDIRFGAVPRYKKPVGIYWMQSASTAIAGLGERTHIWTYRLPSLFGALIAVFLTFWCARAFAGVETAMLAAGFLGSTLLLTAEATIATTDAVLLAATLGSVAVLMRVYLASKGEAVMPSRWIILAGWFSLGVIILVKGPPVFVPLAIAAGLSLWDKNGRWLKATNPLSGIALVLVMVLPWLLAITFKSHGAFFQQSLGQDFATKLQGGQESHGAPPGYFLIALTPSFWPAILFLLPGFVMAIRYHRQPVMRFLLAWTATWIAFELVPTKLPHYVLPTYPALAIMAALWAEAPRAEGGIWGRIAIYAAPVQFALGAIALAIGLVYLPIKYGTGPIYWLVLPALLFAAITIGALIQYFRENTRNAALLALAAPLLLYPTLTGFAGPNLSQLWVSPRAAAEVARLSRPGDSPPKLAGYLEPSLVFFLGTKTRQTDGRGAAEAGAAEGGLALVEDHEGAAFKARLGELEATAAEVGALDGFNYSRGRKVHIRIYRLEPVSEIPPPPAE
- a CDS encoding glycosyltransferase family 2 protein; the protein is MALRYSVVVPVKDEAGNIAPLAREIAAAMAGLGDYEMIFVDDGSTDSTPDELLALKGEIRTLRVIRHATNLGQSRGVRTGVRAAKGEIIVTLDGDGQNDPADIPKLLAEFTAAKARGDESLGLVGGVRAKRKDTASRRLASRLANKIRDALLNDGAKDSGCGLKAFKREAFLALPYFDHLHRFLITMMIREGFTVGFVDVNHRPRLHGQSKYTNFHRMLVGIDDLMGVRWLQRRMRKKTEAKEL
- a CDS encoding lipid-A-disaccharide synthase N-terminal domain-containing protein, which produces MLDQFAQFFGLHSGADVLWLTIGFGGQFLFASRFFVQLFYSERAGKSVMPIAFWYFSLGGGLITTIYALHLGHSGLPFLMGQVGGLVVYVRNLMLIFKEKARAKAEIPPAA
- a CDS encoding NAD(P)H-quinone oxidoreductase; its protein translation is MRAIVYEEFGPAEVLHLAEVPVPQIRPSDLLVKVGAAGVNRADLLQRNGFYGAQQFGESPLLGLEVAGEVIAIGDAVTDIEVGARVMAIVGGGGYGAFARVDRAMAVPIPDSMSFHQAAAVMESFVTAVEAVSHLAGVKAGQSVLIHSAAGGIGSAAVQLAHSLGAVVYATASAARHEDVLGLGADAVIDYRTSDFEAEIAALTNGAGVDAIVDFVGGDYLARNLRSLKPGGVLVQVGILSGENDAVIPLNLVLHNHLRLVGTVMKSRTPQEKRAMVQRFAERALPLFAAGKLRPLLDHAFPLAQAAEAHRRMEKGGGFGKIVLTL
- a CDS encoding LysR family transcriptional regulator — protein: MTDPRFAEQMAIFVDVVRGGSFSSAARRRAVTPSAIMRQIGAMEESLGVPLLIRSTRALALTDAGQRLFERAQHLLDALADTRAEIAAFDGTVAGVVRTACFPTFGKRYVIPALGGLMAKHPGLTAEIDLTEKLADPVADRFDAVIRIGELSDSSLIATKLADQKRLLVASPSYLDSKGTPADGPALSKHALIDKLHGADLLGWSDVLGRPAGNDAQDKVAFRSDDFEAMRLAVLAGMGIGLLPDWVVGPDVRSGALIRLGLGGEIWNRRPAGIYLLRALAKPSAKLSAFMTALREQIGTPPNWEP